The genomic stretch tatattacgctaaaatactatatttccgattaaacgtatattacactcatatttagtattttatctaaaagtactaaattttatgaaatgtactatatttttgatgccttattctggaaaatactatattccaccaaaaaaaagttggcaaccctagtcagCAGcataagttgctaagcgggcgaggtgttcaaaattaccttgacacgctcttattagTACGCGTCTATCGgctattaaaatattacttaatGACCGCTCGGTGATTGTGATGTCAGTGTACATGCCAACGGACTCGACAGAAAATCTAATCGAGTTCACACAATGCTTAGGTGAAATTCACTCAATAATTGAAAATAATGACGTGGAATCAGTGTTTGTGCTCGGAGACTTTAATGCCCACCCCGGTGAGTTATTTTCCAATGAATTGCTAAACTTTTGTAGTGAACAAAACTGGGAATGCGTAGATATGCAGGTGTTATCAAAGGACACATTTACGTACATCAGTGAAGCGCACGGGTGCAAGCGCTGGCTGGACCACTGTGTGGTGACTAATGCAGCGCGTCCCGCGGTACTGAGTGTCTCAGTGTTACATAACGTTTACTGGTCCGATCATTACCCATTGTTAATTGAATGCGATTATAATTTAGTTAAACCGAAAATTTGTATTCCTCAATTTACGCACAGTAAAGTAATTTGGGGTGAAAGAGACTGTAAGCAAACCGAACACTATTCTAATTATTGtaattcaaaatttaaaaatgttaattttcCTTCCGAGTTTTGTGACTGTGCCGAAAAAATGTGTTGTAATGACTCGCATAAGCAGGTTCtgaaaaatatgtacttagatatTATATCTGTTCTAAAGGAGGGCGCAGAGCTTAGTCATAACAACTCTAGTCACAAAAAACGCAGGCACATAACGGGTTGGAATAGATATGTTAGCGATACTCACCGCGAGGCTCGGTTCTGGTACTTATGGTGGATATCGTACGGTAAACCAGCTTATGGGTATGTTTATGATAAGATGCACGAGTCAAaaaaggcgtttaaatcaagGCTTAAATACTGTCAAGAGCACGAACACGATATTAAAATGGACATCTTAGCTAAAAATCATACTAAAAACACCAATAAATTCAATATTAAGTCGAGTCTTCCGGTGAGTGTGGCTGGCATACACGATTTGACCGGTATTGCTAACGCGTTTAAAGACCATTTTACTGTTACTTCACCGCTACACCAGTCAACGGAGACGCTCGAGACGGAGGATCATGTGGTGACTCCCAGTATAAGATTCTCGGCGAAGCAAGTGgccactaaaattaaaaacatggtGAAAGGGAAATCTCCAGGTCACGACGGCCTCAGTGTCGAGCATCTCAAGTACGCTGGAAGTCACCTGCCTAGAGTTCTATCTCTTTTCTATAACATGTGTATTAGCCATAGTTACTTGCCGGAGGATTTAATGCATACTGTTGTAGTTCCTATTGTAAAGAATAAAACTGGAGACgcttctgacatatccaatTACAGGCCCATATCGCTTGCTACGATTGTCGCTAAGGTACTGGATGGTTTGCTTGACGACGTGCTGGGAAAACACTTGAACATCCATGACGCTCAGTTTGGCTTTAGGCCGGGCTTATCTACTGAAAGCGCAGTGTTATGTCTCAAGCAAACTGTCCAGTACTACACCACTCGCAAGACGCCAGTCTTCGCCTGCTTCTTGGATCTGTCAAAAGCATTGGACATGGTGGCTTATGACAAGCTATGGCATAAGTTACGAGACCATACCAGCGTACCTCGGGAGGTCACGGCTTTATTTAGGTATTGGTATGGCCACCAGTCGAATACTGTAAAATGGGCCGGCGTGCACTCTGACGTGTATAGGATGAGCTGCGGGGTGAGGCAAGGGGGGTTGAGCTCACCTAAGCTGTTCAATCTATACATGAACGAGTTAATCGGGGAGCTCAGCAGTACCTATGTCGGATGTCACGTGGATGGGGTGTGTGTTAATAACCTCAGCTACGCGGATGATATGGTGCTGTTGAGCCCCTCGGTTGGTGCACTACAGAGATTGGTGAAGATATGTGAAACTTATGCAGTTACCCATGGGTTAAGGTACAATACTTCGAAAAGCGAGGTAATGCAATTTAAAGCTGGGCCAAaatcatacaaaatgacacctGTTACCCTTTGTGGTACCGCTTTAAAAGTTGTACAGAAGTTCAAGTACCTTGGCCACTGGGTAACAGAAAACATGACAGATGATGATGACATAGAGAGGGAGCGAAGGGCGTTGTGTGTTCGTAGTAACATGCTGGCCCGCAGATTTGCTCGTTGTAGTAATGAAGTGAAGCTAACGCTCTTTAAAGCATACTGCCAAACATTCTACACTTGCAATCTGTGGGTCAGCTTTACGCAGCGGGCATACAGCGCCCTTCGCGTACAATACAATAACGCGTTTAGAGTGCTGTTTGGGCTGCCGCGTTACTGTAGCACGTCAACTATGTTTGCCGAGGCGCACACCGATAGTTTCGACGCAATAATTAGAAAACGGTGTGCGTCATTAGTCGACCGTCTTCGCCACAGCCCAAACAGTATTCTAAACGTGCTGGCGCAGCGCTGGGACTCGCCTATGTTCGCGCGCTGGGTGCGGCTGCACGCGCCGCCGGTCGCCGCACCACGCCGCTTTTAGttgtaaataagtaattatttttgtttgtttttatgttcTTTTTATTACTAATATAGATTTATAAGTGTTGCTTGTTCTAACAAtaatatggtttttttttttattcgaaataaaaatattgaattgaattgaattgaattatcttaaaataaagtcgcgtcaagatcattttgaacacctcgtccgcttagcaacttatgctgctgactgtacaaagttTTTATTTGCTTTTGTTTCCTGAGAAATGCACATGCTTTTCTTCCATAAATACACACATATACATCTTTTTAGATACATATTGTACTAACATACTTTATTCCTTTTCAGTTTATCAATAGAAACATTAAGCAGCATGTACTGCGTAGAACCGGCGTTGAAAAAACCAAAACTAGACCCAGACGCAACATTAGACCTAAGCGATACCTGTCTAGACTCGCTAAACTCGCAAGACCCAAACACAGCATTCCGAGGCGCCGAAATCGAAAGAAATCTACCTCAGAACAAATCCCCAATCTTAGAGAATAAGCAAAGATCTTTTAAGAAAAGTTTAAGCAATACTTATTCAGTTTTGAAAAGACTGAGCAAGTTCCCTAGAACGACTTTAGACGGTAATGTAGTTGAAAGTAAGTTTTTTAATGGACCGAGTGTGACTATAGACGAATCTCCAGAAAGGACTAGTAAAAATccatttaaaattgaaaatatagCTGAAATAGACCGATCTCCGGAAGTTGTGAGTaaaaatccgtttaaaattgaGAATAAAACTGAAATAGACCAAGAATCTCCGGAACGAGTGAGCAAAAATCCATTTAAAATCGAGAATAAAGTGGAGATAGATTCTCAGTGTTCTCAGATTGAAGATTCTCAGCTTGGGAGTTCTCAGAAGGAGAATTCTCCGTGCAATAGTCCTGTGAAATTACCTAGTCCTGTGTTGGAGCCTAGCCCTAGATGTAAGACGTTTAGGATGCGTTTGGAATATGAAGTGtctagagaagttttaagtgaAGAATCTGTGATAGAAAACACTTATCCTATGGAGAATTTGGTTACCCCAGTGGATTCTCAGGTAGTATACACTATATGTTATTGCTATACCTATAAATCCTATAATAAAACTTTGAAAGAATCTTATACAAGATAAAGTATCAGATCATTCATAAATCTTCCTTTAtgatataaaataaagtttgGTCTGACGATAGACGCAATTATCGACATGATAGTGACAATcaagcattttatttcctaacGAGCGGTGTCAAAAATGAGACGGTCGCTGCCTCAAGTCGTCACCGCATTGGTAAtgttggtattccacctgtccaatttcttgatCCAATGTGCATtacatctcactctctcactaagcaaaatgtgagatgcaaatacacattggacaaagaaattggacaggtggaataccaaccttACAAATGCGGTGACGACTTGAGAGAGCAACAATCTCATTTTTGACACTGCTCGTCAGAATACCtcactttaataaaaaaaaattgttcactTCATTTTCCACTAACCGCGACCATCGTACGTGATTTGTTGTTTAAAAACATTataggcccgattcggattttgaaatagacatctattagatatcttttagacatcaccaagatacgataacgatatgtttaagatctaacctgtcaaatttgacatttgcgcgattctggagatactcttgaacgatttccacaggatatgacttagcagtggcggcgcgtcaaacatatccataggcaagccggggctaatttgacatacatatttcctttacaactctgttcaaacgtccaaaagtaggcaagccggtgggaatcggcttttatggacgcgccgccactgtgacttagagatccaattcacatctaatagatatcttattctatctaatgtaaaagtgacattggttgcctgaattgcgctgcaaaagagaactagttgatatctaaactataacgtgtctagaatggatctagtacgtgtagtctcttgtgaatatcttgaagttcgattcggcagtatatgtattatttttttacaggaATCTTTCGGCGATTCCCCTCCAAAAACAGCTTACAATGGCACCATAAGACCACTACCCTTAAGTCAGCCGTACAAACCGAGCTTCAAAAAGTCCACCTGCAGAGTCCCGGGACTGAAGCGAACTGTCTCCGTGCCTAGTAATCAACCCACTCTATTGAGCAAATTCGGATTTCAGAAGAAGTAAGTTATGGCATAATATGACCTATCCTATAATAACATACTGGCTTGTGGTAattcgaaaaaaatattttggagTCAAGTTttctcaattcggttgtatgtttttttttaaataaaagtcgtGAAAATAGAATTAGATTTACACTAACATAGTAAAAtaacatatcgtcgggtgacaagcaaaagtcactaactaacaccattgaaattattggacaattaccgtaaccgtaaccgtgttacaagtgtaataaagtgcattgttactttaattttttgatagtacttagtgacttttgcttgtcacccgacgatataaaCTCATTAAAAACACGCCCACGAAGTTTAATCTCATTGTAAAATATCATGATTATTTTGCTATGCTATGGTTCTATTGTGTTCTGTTCTGAAAtgtcatgttatttttttttaaatctgtacTTAAACAGAATTCAGATGCGTGATATTAAAGAAAGTTAAGTTTAAGGCCCACATACTTGATTGTATGTGGCGTTCCATATGAAAGACTGCCTTATGACAACTACATAAGGTACATATTTAATGCCACgtgtttttgatattttttggaATAGTGTGCggctaaggtgctcacaaatatctgaacacgcctctatcaAGTCAAGGCGttaagtgcgtgttcagatatttttgagcacctcgtcccctccgatatatctgatggcgactgtactattgcctaaatactttattttgttgCAGACCAGTATTGAAGAGATGAAGAAACGATAGGTTAACCTATATTTACCCAACGACATACTCTATGCCATATGGCTGTTGCATTCTTTCAAGAAAAGTCAGCTGTCTCTTCCCAACAATAGAGATAAGTTTTAACGTGCGAAAGAGACGGATGCGTTACTTCTTTGATAGACACTGCCAAATTTTTTAAAGGAGTTCTATAGGAGTAACCTTATTTTGTTTTAAGTGTCGAAAGctgcatttatttttatttgttgattTTGTTATGGACAAGGGATGCGCCCTGATTATGTGGTGTTAATTtcttaattatgtattatgatTATAATAATTTGAGTCTAgtgtttaatgttttatttcaaTTCAGTGAcatacttgtataataaataaagattatttCCACCTGTTATTTACTAACCACTGCTGAATTTATCAATTTACAACTCCTGTTTAATTTTCATTGGTTAAAAAAACCcagcagtttaaaaaaaaatctcagtaATTACCTACCACCAAATGTTGAtttttctatagttcgttttttttagcattagaaagaacttgcaagaaggtaagcgatcttaacatgtcttttaattgagaaacgctttttaaaaatcaaaaacgattacttatgaaagcagaagaatataaatgatcgtattagattcataattgttacatacttaccgtaacttatttttaaaatgtgtttttcaattaaaagacacatcaagattgtttaccttatttctaatgctaaaaaaaacgaactataagtaaacACTGGTTTTTTTTCTAAGTTACCAGCAAAAAAAGAGGATgtacctacagatgtagtgcataattattttctatcgtattttcacggaaacgtacgaacgtgtcttgttatttcagtctgtctcggtacaaaaagtaggtacctactgaagtTGActagtagcatgacaaatacgaacttttccgagaaaatacgatggaaaataattatgcactaccaggcgtggctcactccgcgatttcgtcgctttgctacaggtagccaaaagtacatccgtgccacaccaattttggtggctagccatagggcccccccacatctagcgtctttcgagcgtcggcgtcaacaattctatggccgacgtcgacgcaacgtcgacgcagcgtcgacgcaactgcgcagcgacgtcattttccatagcgctggaccgacgccgacagacgccgacgctcgaaagacgccagatgtggggggggcctaagccgcgcgtggcgccgtAGGCACCTATTAGCGGCCATAGCTGTCCTGAACGTAACGGACGCGTTTTTttagagtcttctgtacctagtactattatttattctgtggcactacatctgtaaatcGCAGCTTTCTAAAAATAGATGACCTGTACAAAAATATAGGTAAAATAtgggtagagttagaccaagttaagactaatcaccAACTAAATAACTATTAGTGACTTGGTTTATTAGTGATCATACATAAATAGGTTTCACTTTAAACACTACACTTGATACTCGTATAACAAAATATCTACCGTTTCAAGGACCGTTTATTAAGGTTCAATTGTTATTTAAAAcctatatcattttattgagcCGACGTTTAAGCCCGGCTGGGCCTAATTAAATTGGATTCTGAATGAATTTCCGTTGTTTAGCGTCTGGTTAATTTGAATATTTTCCAGTTAGATTGAGATTAAAACTTTCGTGCGCGGCCGGTTCGATATGAACTGAAGACCGCTTAACgccttgcaccatcccactaacccggggttaaccaaaATGTCTTcattttataggtacctacagtaaagCTTCCAAAGATTGCACTCGAACTGTGGCAATCGAACGTAAAGACGGACTGGACCAATAAAGGGTACTTACcgattttgcatttttttattttcggcGACGGATCTCTAAAAAAAAAGAGAATAGTCGAGTGTTGAGCGTGAACACTATAAAATTAGAAGACATGTGTTTTCTCACGTAtaaagaaaaaccgggcaagtgcgagtcggactcgcgcacgaagggttccgtaccataaagcaaaaaataaaaaaggaaaaaaatgcaaaaagaaaacggtcacccatccaagtactgaccacgcccgacgttgcttaactttggtcaaaaatcacgtttgctgtatgggagccccacttaaatctttattttattctgtttttagtatttgttgttatagcggcaacatacatcatctgtgaaaatttcaattgtctagctatcacggttcgtgagatacagcctggtgacagacagacggacagacggacggacggacagcgaagtcttagtaatagggtcccgttttaccctttgggtacggaaccctaaaaactcacATAATTGTATTTTTTCGTAAAAATACTACGCTAACGGACTAAAATTACGAATATGGCGAGCTGAAAAAACATCATGCCTGTTTTTAAAGGATACGTTGGATTTAAAATAAGCCCCGGAATTAATTTACCGAAACGTATGGGGGTGTGCgataatattgtttttattgtcGGTCTGAGCTTAAACATTTTCTATGCAATGataattttaaactaaatagAGAGGAACCGAAACTATCGAAAATAAAGAGTCAATGTGGTGTCAGTTGAATTTAACacatgtaggtatacctacacttcaattcaacaaaaataatcatcatAATATTTACCGTGTAACCTTACCTATAGCAAACCGAACTGAAATATGAgttgatcagcacagatatggccgctaggtggcgacagcgctacgcgcggcttatggcaaaccccaaaattggggccgaacggatggtacttttagctacctgtagcaaagcgacgaaatcgcggagtgagccacgcctgctttatTCATAACTTCGTCTTAACTAGCATTAAGTAAATCATCATTCTTCTTCTATAAATCATGTCACGTGTGTAATTTTATCACAAAAAAACTCATGTATGGTAATAGACTAGCGAGCATCCCCCTTTGACCCCTAGAGAATACTTTAAAAGGCCACCATCAGAAATAGTTGGTTTTCCTTGTACGCTGACAATCACAAATTGGAGCCAGATTAGTGCGCGGGCTTGCCTGTTATAAATCAATAACCCAATGGAAAGGTTGAATGTGGACAATAAATCTCAATCAAGCTGAGAAGTTGTTCGCgagtgacttatttttcaatttcGCCCGATGCCACCCTATTTCAGTAATTGATAAATGTGCGTTTCAAATAAAGTTGTACCTAACCGTTGGACGCCATGCGAGTTTTGCGCGCTTCGGTGGAGATTCTAATTTCGAATTATCGAACAAATTTTGAATTATAAACGGGTTGCGGAGTTCACGAAAAAGTCGAAGTagatatagt from Cydia fagiglandana chromosome 11, ilCydFagi1.1, whole genome shotgun sequence encodes the following:
- the LOC134668582 gene encoding uncharacterized protein LOC134668582, yielding MSCGVRQGGLSSPKLFNLYMNELIGELSSTYVGCHVDGVCVNNLSYADDMVLLSPSVGALQRLVKICETYAVTHGLRYNTSKSEVMQFKAGPKSYKMTPVTLCGTALKVVQKFKYLGHWVTENMTDDDDIERERRALCVRSNMLARRFARCSNEVKLTLFKAYCQTFYTCNLWVSFTQRAYSALRVQYNNAFRVLFGLPRYCSTSTMFAEAHTDSFDAIIRKRCASLVDRLRHSPNSILNVLAQRWDSPMFARWVRLHAPPVAAPRRF